The sequence TCTGCCGTTGGTGGGGGATGCCGCGTCATCCATGTGGTCGATGGCGACACGGTCGACATGGTCTGCCCGGACGAAGGGCGGTTTCGCGCCCGTCTGACCGGGTACGACACCCCCGAAAGCTTTGCGCCCCGTTGTGCCGAGGAAGCGCAACGCGCCCATCAGGCCACGGCGCGGCTGCGGGCGCTGGTGCGATCGGCGGTTCGGGTCGAGGCCCGTCTTGGCGGGGTTGACCGCTACAACCGCCGTCTTGTGCACCTGCGTCTGGACGGCGTGGATGTCGGCGCAACGCTGATTTCCGAGGGGCTGGCCGTGCGCTACGCGGGCGGACGGCGCATCGACTGGTGTGCGCGGATGGGCTGAGCCGGCGCGCTGGTGTTTCGCGGCGCGGCTGTTAGGCTGCGTGCGCCCATCCACTGCGCCTACGAAAAGGACCCTTCATGCCCCTGCCCCTGCTTCGCGCCAGCCTGTGCGCGGTTTTTCTGGCCGGCCCCGTCACCGCGCAGAACATGAGCGTGCCACCGACCGCGCCGGACGGGTTCGAGACCGCGATGGAGGCGGCGCTGGCCGAGGCCGGAACGGGCGCCCAATTGGTGCGCTGCACGGCCCTGTTCCGGGCGTTCCGCCTTTATGCCGGGGACGAGACCGACCTCGGCCGCATGGCCGCCGAGCGCGAGACGGACATGGCCGTGTTCTCGGTCATGGTCTGGCAGGATGACACCGGGTCGGATGACATGGACGCGGCCTTTGCCACCGTGGTGCCCTGGGTCACCGAGGCAACCGAGCTCTATCTCGACCGGATGGTGGACAATCAGGCGGCGCTCGGCACGGTCTTCGATCCGGATCTCGAGGCCAATCTGGGCTTTTGCAACGCCTTGCGCG comes from Roseibacterium elongatum DSM 19469 and encodes:
- a CDS encoding thermonuclease family protein, with the protein product MSLPPARFLFAGLAGIALTLSSCTPGAPPASAVGGGCRVIHVVDGDTVDMVCPDEGRFRARLTGYDTPESFAPRCAEEAQRAHQATARLRALVRSAVRVEARLGGVDRYNRRLVHLRLDGVDVGATLISEGLAVRYAGGRRIDWCARMG